A window of the Streptomyces luomodiensis genome harbors these coding sequences:
- the typA gene encoding translational GTPase TypA, with protein sequence MPTRHDIRNVAIVAHVDHGKTTLVDAMLKQAGAFAAHQQVDDRVMDSNDLEREKGITILAKNTAVKYHPADGGDPVTINIIDTPGHADFGGEVERGLSMVDAVVLLVDASEGPLPQTRFVLRKALQAKLPVILCINKTDRPDSRIDEVVNEAYDLFLDLDATEEQIEFPIVYACARDGVASLTKPEDGTVPADSDSLQPFFSTLLETVPAPEYDAAAPLQAHVTNLDADNFLGRIALLRVEQGELKKGQTVAWIKRDGTISNVRITELLMTEALTRKPAEVAGPGDICAVAGIPDIMIGETLADPENPIALPLITVDEPAISMTIGTNTSPLVGRGPGGKGADKSAVKDRKVTARLVKDRLERELVGNVSLRVLPTDRPDAWEVQGRGELALAILVETMRREGFELTVGKPQVVTREIDGKVHEPVERITIDVPEEHMGAVTQLMGTRKGRMDNMSNHGSGWVRMEFIVPSRGLIGFRTEFLTSTRGTGIAHSIHEGHEPWFGELKTRNNGSLVADRAGAVTAFAMTNLQERGVLFVSPGTEVYEGMIVGENSRSDDMDVNITKEKKLTNMRSSTADVTESLVPPRLLSLEQSLEFCRDDECVEVTPETVRIRKVVLDQKERARTAARAKR encoded by the coding sequence ATGCCCACGCGCCACGACATTCGTAACGTCGCCATCGTCGCCCACGTCGACCACGGCAAGACGACCCTCGTCGACGCCATGCTCAAGCAGGCGGGTGCGTTCGCCGCTCACCAGCAGGTGGACGACCGGGTCATGGACTCCAACGACCTGGAGCGCGAGAAGGGCATCACCATTCTCGCGAAGAACACCGCCGTGAAGTACCACCCGGCGGACGGCGGCGACCCCGTCACCATCAACATCATCGACACGCCCGGCCACGCCGACTTCGGCGGTGAGGTCGAGCGCGGTCTGTCCATGGTCGACGCGGTGGTCCTGCTGGTGGACGCCTCCGAGGGGCCGCTGCCGCAGACCCGCTTCGTGCTGCGCAAGGCGCTCCAGGCCAAGCTGCCGGTGATCCTGTGCATCAACAAGACGGACCGCCCGGACTCCCGGATCGACGAGGTCGTCAACGAGGCGTACGACCTGTTCCTGGACCTGGACGCGACCGAGGAGCAGATCGAGTTCCCCATCGTCTACGCCTGTGCGCGCGACGGTGTGGCCTCGCTGACCAAGCCGGAGGACGGCACCGTCCCGGCCGACAGCGACAGCCTCCAGCCGTTCTTCTCCACCCTGCTGGAGACCGTCCCGGCGCCCGAGTACGACGCGGCCGCGCCGCTCCAGGCCCATGTCACCAACCTGGACGCGGACAACTTCCTCGGCCGGATCGCGCTGCTCAGGGTCGAGCAGGGTGAGCTGAAGAAGGGCCAGACGGTCGCGTGGATCAAGCGCGACGGCACCATCTCCAACGTCCGGATCACCGAGCTGCTGATGACCGAGGCGCTCACCCGCAAGCCCGCCGAGGTGGCCGGCCCCGGTGACATCTGCGCCGTCGCGGGCATTCCCGACATCATGATCGGCGAGACCCTGGCCGATCCGGAGAACCCGATCGCGCTGCCGCTGATCACCGTCGACGAGCCCGCCATCTCGATGACCATCGGCACCAACACCTCCCCGCTGGTCGGCCGTGGCCCCGGCGGCAAGGGCGCGGACAAGTCGGCCGTGAAGGACCGGAAGGTCACCGCCCGGCTGGTCAAGGACCGCCTCGAGCGCGAGCTGGTCGGTAACGTCTCGCTGCGCGTGCTGCCCACCGACCGCCCGGACGCCTGGGAGGTGCAGGGCCGGGGCGAGCTGGCGCTGGCGATCCTGGTGGAGACCATGCGCCGGGAGGGCTTCGAGCTGACCGTCGGCAAGCCGCAGGTGGTCACCCGCGAGATCGACGGCAAGGTGCACGAGCCGGTCGAGCGCATCACCATCGACGTGCCCGAGGAGCACATGGGCGCGGTCACCCAGCTCATGGGCACCCGCAAGGGCCGGATGGACAACATGTCCAACCACGGCTCCGGCTGGGTCCGCATGGAGTTCATCGTCCCCTCCCGCGGTCTGATCGGCTTCCGTACCGAGTTCCTGACCTCGACCCGCGGTACCGGTATCGCGCACTCCATCCACGAGGGCCACGAGCCGTGGTTCGGCGAGCTGAAGACCCGTAACAACGGCTCGCTGGTGGCCGACCGCGCGGGCGCGGTGACCGCCTTCGCGATGACCAACCTCCAGGAGCGCGGTGTGCTGTTCGTCTCGCCGGGCACCGAGGTGTACGAGGGCATGATCGTCGGCGAGAACTCCCGCTCCGACGACATGGACGTCAACATCACCAAGGAGAAGAAGCTCACCAACATGCGGTCCTCCACCGCGGATGTGACCGAGTCCCTGGTCCCGCCGCGGCTGCTGTCGCTCGAGCAGTCCCTGGAGTTCTGCCGCGACGACGAGTGCGTCGAGGTGACGCCGGAGACGGTGCGCATCCGCAAGGTGGTGCTCGACCAGAAGGAGCGCGCCCGGACCGCCGCCCGCGCCAAGCGCTGA
- a CDS encoding peptide ABC transporter substrate-binding protein, producing MRGAKSAKWVALAAVVALAATACGGGDSDSGSNDMNKGTADPNGIITAQLSEPQNPLQPANAKESQGSRVLRTIFAGLVDYEPGTGKLVYVNAESVTPNKDSSVWTVKLKPGWKFHNGETVTAKSYVDSWNWSANVSNNQTNSSWFQDIKGYEDVHPEKGKPKADKMSGLKVVNDNEFKIELNSSVSYFAYKLGYDVWAPLPTGFFKDPKGFGEKPVGNGPYKFVSWDHKKMIKVRKFADYKGPNKAKNGGIDFKNYTTADAAYSDLRSNNLDWIEQVPTTALTNYKSDLGSRAIDEEYSAVQSIVPAFYTKQFKDIDPKVIQGLSMAIDRDTITKTVLHGSRTPADSYVARGVLGYKAGALKEQVTYDPAKAKALIKEGGGVPGNKISIQYNADQDHKPWVDAVCNSIRKATGVDCVGDSKPDFQADLNARDKHQVKSMYRGGWVLDYPVNSNFMRDLYGSKAAGNTSGYANKEFDELANKADKAATLDETVKLYQQAEQVLAKDMPAIPLWFYKVNSGQSNKILGKIPYGQDGDPIFTDVQVKK from the coding sequence ATGCGCGGTGCCAAGAGCGCCAAGTGGGTCGCGTTGGCAGCGGTTGTGGCGCTGGCCGCGACCGCCTGTGGTGGCGGCGACAGTGACAGCGGCAGCAATGACATGAACAAGGGCACGGCGGACCCGAACGGGATCATCACCGCCCAGCTGAGCGAGCCGCAGAACCCGCTGCAGCCGGCGAACGCCAAGGAGAGCCAGGGCAGCCGCGTGCTCCGCACGATCTTCGCGGGTCTGGTGGACTACGAGCCGGGCACCGGCAAGCTGGTGTACGTCAACGCCGAGTCCGTCACCCCCAACAAGGACTCCTCCGTCTGGACCGTCAAGCTCAAGCCGGGCTGGAAGTTCCACAACGGCGAGACTGTGACCGCCAAGTCCTACGTGGACTCCTGGAACTGGTCGGCCAACGTGTCGAACAACCAGACCAACTCCAGCTGGTTCCAGGACATCAAGGGCTACGAGGACGTCCACCCGGAGAAGGGCAAGCCCAAGGCCGACAAGATGTCCGGCCTGAAGGTCGTCAACGACAACGAGTTCAAGATCGAGCTCAACAGCTCGGTCTCGTACTTCGCCTACAAGCTGGGCTACGACGTCTGGGCCCCGCTGCCCACCGGCTTCTTCAAGGACCCCAAGGGCTTCGGTGAGAAGCCGGTCGGCAACGGTCCCTACAAGTTCGTCTCCTGGGACCACAAGAAGATGATCAAGGTCCGGAAGTTCGCGGACTACAAGGGCCCGAACAAGGCCAAGAACGGCGGCATCGACTTCAAGAACTACACCACCGCCGACGCGGCCTACTCGGACCTGCGCTCGAACAACCTCGACTGGATCGAGCAGGTCCCGACCACCGCGCTCACCAACTACAAGAGCGACCTGGGCAGCCGCGCGATCGACGAGGAGTACTCGGCGGTCCAGTCGATCGTCCCGGCCTTCTACACCAAGCAGTTCAAGGACATCGACCCCAAGGTCATCCAGGGTCTGTCCATGGCGATCGACCGTGACACGATCACCAAGACCGTGCTGCACGGCTCCCGCACCCCGGCCGACAGCTATGTCGCCCGCGGTGTGCTCGGCTACAAGGCCGGCGCGCTGAAGGAGCAGGTCACCTACGACCCGGCCAAGGCCAAGGCGCTCATCAAGGAGGGCGGCGGCGTCCCGGGCAACAAGATCTCGATCCAGTACAACGCCGACCAGGACCACAAGCCCTGGGTGGACGCGGTCTGCAACAGCATCCGCAAGGCCACCGGCGTCGACTGCGTCGGCGACTCCAAGCCCGACTTCCAGGCCGACCTGAACGCCCGTGACAAGCACCAGGTCAAGTCCATGTACCGCGGTGGCTGGGTGCTCGACTACCCGGTCAACTCGAACTTCATGAGGGACCTCTACGGCTCCAAGGCGGCCGGTAACACCAGCGGCTACGCCAACAAGGAGTTCGACGAGCTCGCCAACAAGGCAGACAAGGCCGCCACCCTGGACGAGACCGTGAAGCTCTACCAGCAGGCGGAGCAGGTCCTCGCGAAGGACATGCCGGCGATCCCGCTGTGGTTCTACAAGGTCAACAGCGGCCAGTCCAACAAGATCCTGGGCAAGATCCCCTACGGCCAGGACGGCGACCCCATCTTCACCGACGTGCAGGTGAAGAAGTAA
- a CDS encoding ABC transporter permease, which yields MGRYVARRLLQMIPVFIGTTLIIFLMVHVLPGDPIRAMWGDKAADPAQVASLRHEFGLDQPLWKQYLDYMADLFQGDFGKTFGGRPVSEEMGMAFPVTLRLAAVALTIEMIVGIGLGAWAGLRAGRAADTGVLIFTMIVISMPVFVFGYLARFIFADELGWLPPNVQDSMDVQQLLLPGFVLAMLSMAYVARLTRTTFAENLRADYMRTALAKGLPRRRIVGVHLLRNSLIPVVTFLGTDVGALVGGAVVTEGIFNVQGVGNLLFKALGQREGSTIVGIVTVFVLVILLINLLVDLLYAVLDPRIRYA from the coding sequence ATGGGGCGCTACGTCGCCAGGCGACTGCTCCAGATGATCCCGGTCTTCATCGGGACCACACTGATTATTTTCCTCATGGTCCACGTCCTCCCCGGTGATCCCATCCGGGCGATGTGGGGAGACAAGGCCGCGGACCCCGCGCAGGTCGCGTCCCTGCGTCATGAGTTCGGGCTGGACCAGCCCCTGTGGAAGCAGTACCTCGACTACATGGCCGACCTCTTCCAGGGAGACTTCGGCAAGACCTTCGGCGGCCGCCCGGTCTCCGAGGAGATGGGCATGGCCTTCCCGGTGACCCTCCGCCTCGCGGCGGTGGCCCTCACCATCGAAATGATCGTCGGCATCGGGCTCGGTGCCTGGGCCGGTCTGCGGGCCGGCCGCGCCGCCGACACCGGCGTGCTGATCTTCACGATGATCGTCATCTCGATGCCGGTCTTCGTCTTCGGCTACCTGGCCCGGTTCATCTTCGCCGACGAGCTCGGCTGGCTTCCGCCGAACGTGCAGGACTCGATGGACGTCCAGCAGCTGCTGCTGCCCGGCTTCGTCCTCGCGATGCTCTCCATGGCGTATGTGGCCCGGCTGACCCGGACCACGTTCGCGGAGAACCTGCGCGCCGACTACATGCGCACCGCGCTCGCCAAGGGCCTGCCGCGCCGCCGGATCGTCGGCGTCCACCTGCTGCGCAACTCGCTCATCCCCGTGGTCACCTTCCTCGGCACCGACGTCGGCGCGCTGGTCGGCGGCGCGGTGGTCACCGAGGGCATCTTCAACGTCCAGGGCGTCGGCAATCTGCTCTTCAAGGCGCTCGGGCAGCGGGAAGGCTCCACCATCGTCGGCATCGTGACCGTCTTCGTTCTCGTCATCCTGCTGATCAATCTGCTCGTCGACCTGCTGTACGCGGTCCTGGACCCGAGGATCCGGTATGCCTGA